ATTGGTCCATCCCCTATCTTGCCCGCGGCATCCCGAAGACGCTGATTACGAACCAGCTGCCGCTGCAGTCCAAGCTGCTGGGGGTGAAGTTCGTTGAACCCGTCAATTTCTACCAGACCATTTCCCGGTCTCTCAAATATGCCATCGGCTTCATCAGTCTGACCTTTCTGGCCGTGTTTGTTCTTGAAATGCGCTCCGGTTGGCGCTTCCACTGGATCCAGTATGCCCTGGTCGGACTGGCCCTGATCATATTCTACGTGATGCTGCTCGCGCTGGCGGAGCATGTCGGTTACGGCCTTGCCTATCTCGGGGCGGCGTCTGCAGCAACTGTTCTGAATGCTGCCTATGTCGGGACTTCGCTGAAAAGCCGATCGGCCGGGGCGGTGATGTTTGCAGTGCTGGCAACCATCTTTGCCTTGTTGTTCGCCCTGATGCGCGAGCAGGATTATGCGCTCCTGATCGGGTCGGTAATCGCCTTCCTGGCGTTGGCAGTGACCATGTTTGTCACCCAGAAGATCGACTGGACCGGGCAAGACGACACGGAGACTGCAAAGAGTGCAGCTGCGGCGTAAGGTACCGATCTGCTCCCAAGGAAAGTCAGGGCGGGCTTGCAGATCGCCTTGATTTGTTCGATATTTGTTCTCGTTCTTTTTGAGGGAGATGGACATGCATAAAAGCCGTTTGGGGGATCTGGTCATTGATTGTGAAAGCGGCGACATCGATGACCACGCCGTGTTCTGGGCAGGCGCTCTCGGCCGGGACGTCGAGGCCGCGCCGAAGAACCCGCGCTACCGGCGCCTGATTGGCAAGGACGGCGAGATCGGCATCCTGCTGCAGGCGGTTGAGCATCCTTCCCGGGTGCATCTTGATATCGAGACCGATGACCCGGAGAAGGAAGTTGCGCGGCTGGAAAAGCTCGGTGCAACCGTCGTGTCGCAGCTGGACGGCTGGACGGTCATGGAAGCCACCAGTGGCCACCGCTTCTGTGTCGTCAAACCGCAATTGCCCGGGTTTGCAGAGATCGCCAGAACCTGGGAGAGCTGAAAGCCGGCTGCCGTAGTCAATCCGAACAGCGCAAAAACGCGGACAGGCGCTGTGGGGCGCCTTGAAGGACACCACTTGAGATTGCGGCAAGTTCCAGGCTGGCGGGCTGGTCGCCGATCTCATGCAGAAAATAGACCGGCTTGCCGAGGGCATAGCCACAGGCTGCCTCCATCAGCGTATTTGCACCGACATATCCGGCAATGCCGTTCTTTTCGAAATTGGCAATGAGAACAAGGTCACCGCGTCGGATCACGTCGAAATAGTCGCTGAGATAGGTTTTCTTGAGAGCCACGGCCTCGCGGGTAGACAGCCGCGCCCAGTCAAGGCCGGCTTCGTCAGGAACCGGAGTGGTGACGGCAAATCCTTCCTGGCGCAGTTGACCGGCGAGAAGGTCCATTTTTTCCAACGCCGACAAGGAGCCGCACATCACGATGTGACGCGGCGTGTGTGTTGGGAGGGGAGTTATCACGGCGGCCTCACGGTCATGTGCGGATCTGGACGG
This genomic interval from Labrenzia sp. VG12 contains the following:
- a CDS encoding VOC family protein; amino-acid sequence: MHKSRLGDLVIDCESGDIDDHAVFWAGALGRDVEAAPKNPRYRRLIGKDGEIGILLQAVEHPSRVHLDIETDDPEKEVARLEKLGATVVSQLDGWTVMEATSGHRFCVVKPQLPGFAEIARTWES